In Neorhizobium galegae, the following proteins share a genomic window:
- a CDS encoding universal stress protein, producing the protein MYKKIIVAVDVSALEKGERILLTAANLLDKDGTILIVNVVEDMPAYLVSELTVDLTVAARQDAERQLVELRRKAGIEADIEIRQGAPAREILAASADQDADLIIVASHIPDLSNYLIGATADRVVRHATCSVLVDR; encoded by the coding sequence ATGTACAAGAAGATCATCGTCGCAGTGGATGTCTCCGCTCTGGAAAAGGGCGAGCGCATCCTGCTCACCGCAGCGAACCTGCTCGACAAGGACGGCACCATCCTGATCGTCAACGTGGTCGAGGACATGCCCGCTTATCTCGTCTCCGAACTGACCGTCGATCTGACCGTCGCAGCCCGTCAGGATGCCGAGCGGCAGCTCGTCGAGCTTCGCCGGAAGGCCGGCATCGAAGCCGATATCGAGATCCGCCAGGGCGCGCCGGCGCGCGAAATCCTGGCCGCTTCGGCGGATCAGGACGCCGACCTGATCATCGTCGCCTCGCATATCCCGGACCTGTCGAACTACCTGATCGGTGCCACCGCCGACCGCGTCGTGCGCCACGCCACGTGCTCGGTCCTCGTCGACCGCTGA
- a CDS encoding TraR/DksA family transcriptional regulator, with product MDTTRYGHILRARKAELESRLNRIEQDFVTPRNPDDDDRAVERNNDEVLEELGETGERELAAIDAALHRIAAGTFGVCARCGQPIAEQRLDAVPHTPLCQTCAGEVSGEV from the coding sequence ATGGATACGACAAGATATGGACATATTCTGAGGGCGAGAAAGGCGGAGCTGGAAAGCCGCCTGAACCGCATCGAACAGGATTTCGTCACGCCCCGCAATCCTGACGACGACGACCGTGCCGTCGAGCGCAACAATGACGAGGTGCTGGAAGAGCTCGGCGAAACCGGCGAACGGGAGCTTGCGGCGATCGACGCGGCACTTCACCGCATCGCCGCCGGCACGTTCGGCGTCTGCGCCAGATGCGGTCAGCCGATTGCCGAGCAGCGCCTGGATGCCGTACCGCACACGCCCCTTTGCCAGACCTGCGCCGGCGAGGTGTCGGGCGAAGTTTAA
- the trhA gene encoding PAQR family membrane homeostasis protein TrhA has product MNEFFNFGRKYDFHEIVADGIIHGIGIVFALVGATALIFYATVWSSHGEIAAAWIYGLGLIICLSISFTYNIWPHSRTKWVLRRLDHSAIFILIAATYTPFLQRGAHDPWIFAMLLAIWATAIFGITLKCLFPGRFDKLTILLYLAMGWSGVMVAGPISQYLPAVTVWLIVIGGFIYSLGVIFHVWERLRFQNAIWHGFVVAAAAVHYGAVMTCFSLSGGS; this is encoded by the coding sequence ATGAACGAGTTTTTCAATTTCGGACGGAAGTACGATTTTCACGAGATCGTCGCGGATGGCATCATCCACGGCATCGGCATCGTGTTTGCACTGGTTGGGGCCACCGCCCTGATCTTCTATGCGACCGTCTGGTCGAGCCATGGCGAGATCGCCGCCGCCTGGATCTACGGCCTTGGCCTGATCATCTGCCTGTCGATCTCGTTTACCTACAATATCTGGCCTCACTCGCGCACCAAATGGGTGCTGCGGCGGCTCGACCATTCGGCGATCTTCATCCTGATCGCCGCGACCTATACGCCGTTCCTGCAGCGCGGTGCGCACGACCCGTGGATATTCGCCATGCTTCTGGCGATCTGGGCGACCGCCATTTTCGGCATCACGCTGAAATGCCTGTTTCCCGGCCGTTTCGACAAGCTGACGATCCTGCTCTATCTCGCCATGGGCTGGAGCGGCGTGATGGTGGCGGGGCCGATCTCGCAATATCTCCCGGCCGTCACCGTCTGGCTGATCGTCATCGGCGGCTTCATCTATTCGCTGGGGGTGATCTTCCACGTCTGGGAGCGGCTGCGGTTCCAGAACGCCATCTGGCACGGGTTCGTCGTCGCCGCCGCCGCCGTCCACTACGGCGCGGTGATGACCTGCTTCAGCCTCTCCGGCGGTTCTTGA
- a CDS encoding GNAT family N-acetyltransferase produces MTEPLIRDATETDLSTVTEIYNDAVANTTAIWNEVLVDLQNRKEWFSARKARGFPVLVAEVGGKVAGYASYGDWRAFDGFRHTVEHSVYVHRDFRGAGIGRLLMRELVARAASGGIHVMVACIEAGNTASIGLHEKLGFRTAGTFSEVGTKFGRWLDLTCMELKVTG; encoded by the coding sequence ATGACCGAACCCCTCATCCGCGACGCCACCGAAACCGATCTCTCCACTGTCACGGAGATCTACAACGACGCGGTCGCCAACACGACGGCGATCTGGAACGAAGTCCTGGTCGATCTCCAGAACCGCAAGGAGTGGTTCTCCGCCCGCAAGGCGCGCGGCTTCCCGGTTCTGGTCGCGGAGGTCGGCGGCAAGGTCGCCGGTTACGCTTCCTACGGCGACTGGCGCGCCTTCGACGGTTTCCGCCACACGGTCGAGCATTCCGTCTACGTGCACCGCGATTTCCGCGGCGCCGGCATCGGCCGGCTGCTGATGCGGGAACTGGTCGCTCGCGCCGCCTCGGGCGGCATCCACGTCATGGTCGCCTGCATCGAGGCCGGAAATACCGCCTCGATCGGCCTGCACGAGAAGCTGGGCTTCCGCACCGCCGGCACCTTTTCCGAAGTCGGCACCAAGTTCGGCCGTTGGCTGGATCTGACCTGCATGGAGTTGAAGGTTACGGGGTGA
- a CDS encoding LysE family translocator: protein MPSTELFLAFLATTAVFAYIPGPAMLYAAAQTLARGRWSGLMASLGIHIGGYAHVFAAAAGLSVLFHAVPMLYLAVKLAGAAYLVWLGISLFRAKAAGDVELPEIAQKSGRRAFFESITVEVLNPKTAIFFLAFLPQFIDASAAFPIWLQFVILGTIVNLMFSSADIVCVFLAGAVITRLKRSSGAQRLMQRAGGALLVGLGAHLALQRS from the coding sequence ATGCCCTCGACCGAGCTGTTTCTCGCCTTTCTCGCCACCACTGCGGTGTTCGCCTATATACCCGGGCCGGCCATGCTTTATGCCGCTGCCCAGACGCTGGCGCGCGGACGGTGGTCGGGGCTGATGGCCTCGCTCGGCATCCATATCGGCGGTTATGCGCATGTGTTTGCCGCAGCCGCCGGGCTTTCGGTGCTGTTCCATGCGGTGCCGATGCTCTATCTGGCGGTGAAGCTGGCGGGCGCGGCCTATCTCGTTTGGCTCGGCATCTCGCTGTTCCGCGCCAAGGCGGCGGGCGATGTCGAACTTCCGGAGATCGCCCAGAAATCCGGTCGGCGGGCGTTTTTCGAAAGCATCACGGTGGAAGTGCTGAACCCGAAGACGGCAATCTTCTTCCTCGCCTTCCTGCCGCAGTTCATCGACGCATCGGCCGCCTTCCCCATCTGGCTGCAGTTCGTGATCCTCGGGACGATCGTCAACCTGATGTTCTCGTCCGCCGATATCGTCTGCGTCTTCCTCGCCGGCGCTGTCATTACCCGGCTGAAGCGCTCGAGCGGAGCGCAAAGGCTGATGCAGCGGGCCGGAGGGGCGCTGCTGGTCGGTCTCGGCGCGCATCTGGCGCTGCAGCGGAGTTAG
- a CDS encoding DMT family transporter: MPNTPNMTKELALLLALSTLWGASYTFIKIGVETIPPVTLIALRTLIAGAVLLAVIRWRGLKLPRGGAIWARFLFQACLNSAVPFTLIAWAEQSTEAGLAAILNSTTPIFAFLITALVTRHEPVTGRKLFGVGAGLVGICLVIGVQALSGLGEGLVPQLAIVLATVCYAGAAIFGRNFKGLDPIMPAAGSLVCGAALLVPASLILDKPWTLAPSLESILALVALSVFSTALAFVIYFRLMQTLGSVGATSQAYLRVPVGVAIGVVFLGESLHASAWIGLICVVAGVAAMTLPARRKLASV, translated from the coding sequence ATGCCGAACACACCGAATATGACCAAAGAACTGGCGCTGCTATTGGCGCTCTCCACGCTCTGGGGCGCCTCCTATACGTTCATCAAGATCGGCGTCGAAACCATCCCGCCGGTGACCCTGATTGCGCTGAGAACCCTGATCGCCGGGGCGGTGCTGCTCGCCGTCATCCGCTGGCGCGGCCTGAAACTGCCGCGCGGCGGGGCCATCTGGGCGCGCTTCCTGTTCCAGGCCTGCCTGAACAGCGCCGTTCCCTTCACGCTGATTGCCTGGGCGGAACAATCGACCGAGGCCGGGCTTGCTGCCATCCTCAATTCCACCACGCCGATCTTCGCCTTCCTGATCACGGCGCTGGTCACCCGCCATGAGCCGGTGACGGGTCGAAAACTGTTCGGCGTCGGCGCGGGGCTTGTCGGCATCTGCCTTGTCATCGGCGTGCAGGCGCTCTCGGGCCTGGGGGAGGGACTTGTACCTCAGTTGGCGATCGTGCTGGCGACGGTGTGTTATGCCGGTGCGGCAATCTTCGGCAGGAACTTCAAGGGTCTCGATCCGATCATGCCGGCGGCGGGCTCGCTCGTCTGCGGCGCCGCGCTGCTGGTCCCGGCAAGCCTGATCCTCGACAAGCCCTGGACGCTTGCGCCCTCCCTGGAATCGATCCTCGCGCTGGTCGCGCTCTCAGTCTTCTCCACGGCGCTCGCCTTCGTCATCTATTTCCGGCTGATGCAGACGCTCGGTTCGGTCGGCGCGACGTCGCAGGCCTATCTGCGGGTGCCCGTCGGGGTGGCGATCGGCGTCGTCTTTCTCGGCGAAAGCCTGCATGCGAGCGCTTGGATAGGCCTGATCTGCGTCGTCGCAGGAGTTGCCGCCATGACCTTGCCGGCACGTCGAAAGCTCGCTTCCGTGTGA
- a CDS encoding MarR family winged helix-turn-helix transcriptional regulator produces MAREQKTQDHIDRARAQWAKQLPDLDTGPMEILGRIYRLSRLVTPSIEATFASFQLDRGEFDVVGTLLRSGPPHRLTPTELYRSLMIASGSLTHRLGRLEKAGLIKRVPSDRDGRSLAVQLTDEGIGRAEAAFRRDMASEAEAIADFDPEKKAQLADLLRELNLAVEAHLSRQGPPEPTED; encoded by the coding sequence ATGGCGCGAGAGCAAAAAACGCAGGATCACATCGACCGGGCGCGGGCCCAGTGGGCCAAACAATTGCCGGATCTCGACACGGGGCCGATGGAGATTCTCGGCCGCATCTACCGCCTGTCGCGGCTGGTCACGCCGTCGATCGAGGCGACATTCGCATCGTTCCAGCTGGACCGCGGGGAGTTCGATGTCGTGGGCACGCTGCTGCGCTCCGGGCCGCCCCATCGGCTGACGCCGACGGAACTCTACCGATCGCTGATGATCGCCTCCGGCAGTCTCACCCACCGGCTCGGCCGGCTGGAAAAAGCCGGACTGATCAAGCGCGTCCCGTCCGACAGAGACGGTCGAAGCCTTGCGGTGCAGCTGACGGACGAAGGCATCGGCAGAGCGGAGGCCGCATTCCGGCGGGACATGGCAAGCGAGGCGGAGGCGATCGCGGATTTCGATCCGGAGAAGAAGGCACAGCTTGCCGACCTGCTGCGGGAACTGAATCTCGCTGTCGAGGCCCATCTTTCACGACAGGGACCACCGGAGCCGACGGAGGATTGA
- a CDS encoding DMT family transporter, with product MPSIAARKPFEIPLIVLMLACSFLWGGAFILLKLAGTALSPLALTAVRGLMGGSLIAIWMVVSGHNILPRGREMRDWIVLGFLQGVVPNSLTAYALTEISAGLTSMIQASTPLVVAVLAQALFASERLTPKVALGLATGFGGMVLLIGPAALGADNVSLRGVGAVAIVAVSYALGNLYVRGIPGAQPVRLALGQQLFSGLPTFAVMIYLGGLSAFSPALDNLPLLVVLGVFGTALPIVLYMNILKKAGPTIGSMNGYFLPPWAIVLGFVLLGEPVSLREIIATAIVLAGVAIVSLKTEILLIACRRLVAALRPRCSGKIT from the coding sequence ATGCCTTCGATCGCCGCAAGGAAGCCTTTTGAAATTCCGCTGATCGTGCTGATGCTTGCCTGTTCCTTCCTGTGGGGAGGCGCCTTCATTCTGCTGAAGCTGGCGGGCACCGCGCTCTCTCCGCTCGCCCTGACGGCGGTGAGAGGGCTGATGGGCGGCAGCCTGATCGCCATATGGATGGTCGTCTCCGGCCACAACATTCTCCCGCGCGGACGGGAAATGCGCGACTGGATCGTCCTCGGTTTCCTGCAGGGCGTCGTGCCGAACAGCCTGACGGCCTACGCGCTGACGGAAATCTCGGCGGGCCTGACATCGATGATCCAGGCCTCCACGCCGCTCGTCGTCGCGGTTCTGGCGCAGGCGCTGTTTGCCAGCGAACGGCTGACGCCGAAAGTGGCGCTCGGGCTTGCGACCGGCTTCGGCGGCATGGTCCTGCTGATCGGCCCGGCAGCGCTCGGTGCCGACAATGTCAGCCTTCGCGGCGTCGGCGCCGTGGCCATCGTCGCGGTCAGCTATGCGCTCGGCAATCTTTATGTGCGCGGTATTCCAGGTGCTCAGCCGGTCCGGCTGGCGCTGGGACAGCAGCTGTTTTCCGGCCTGCCGACCTTCGCGGTGATGATCTATCTCGGCGGTCTTTCGGCCTTCTCTCCGGCACTCGACAACCTGCCGCTGCTTGTCGTCCTCGGCGTGTTCGGAACGGCCCTGCCGATCGTTCTCTACATGAACATCCTCAAGAAGGCAGGTCCGACCATCGGTTCGATGAACGGCTATTTCCTGCCGCCCTGGGCGATCGTCCTCGGTTTTGTCCTGCTGGGTGAACCTGTCAGCCTGAGAGAGATCATCGCCACCGCGATCGTGCTTGCCGGTGTCGCGATCGTGTCGCTGAAGACGGAAATTCTGTTGATCGCCTGCCGCAGGCTGGTCGCTGCCCTTCGGCCGCGGTGCAGCGGCAAGATCACCTGA
- a CDS encoding TetR/AcrR family transcriptional regulator — MARPKTMPDRDVLAAALKVMHAKGPEALTFASLATACGLSGSTLVQRFKNKEELARAALLFAWDDLDAKTEAAITAAPKTPQGAVDILVTLSGDYGGIEAYAEGLLMLREDFRDPRLRARGFAWGEVLSAAITACFAATPGTPDNIGMLMASQWQGCLLWWGFNPAGPIDAHVRRSLEEFVAAVLPGR; from the coding sequence ATGGCGCGACCAAAAACCATGCCGGACAGGGACGTACTGGCGGCGGCGCTGAAGGTGATGCACGCAAAAGGCCCGGAGGCGCTGACCTTCGCCTCGCTCGCGACGGCCTGCGGCCTTTCCGGCTCGACGCTGGTGCAGCGCTTCAAGAACAAGGAAGAACTTGCCCGCGCCGCGCTGCTGTTTGCCTGGGACGATCTGGATGCCAAGACGGAAGCGGCGATCACCGCCGCGCCGAAGACGCCTCAAGGTGCCGTGGACATTCTCGTTACGCTTTCCGGAGACTATGGCGGCATCGAGGCTTACGCCGAAGGCCTGCTGATGCTGCGCGAGGATTTTCGCGATCCTCGCCTGCGCGCCCGGGGCTTTGCCTGGGGCGAGGTTCTGTCCGCCGCGATCACCGCCTGTTTTGCGGCGACGCCGGGCACGCCTGACAATATCGGCATGCTGATGGCCTCGCAGTGGCAGGGCTGCCTTCTCTGGTGGGGATTCAATCCCGCGGGGCCGATCGATGCGCATGTGCGCAGGAGCCTGGAAGAGTTCGTGGCAGCGGTACTGCCCGGACGATAG
- a CDS encoding SDR family oxidoreductase → MSHVYKKPLEGKIALVAGATRGAGRGIAVELGAAGATVYVTGRTTREKQSEYLRPETIEDTADLVTQAGGTGIAVPLDHLVPEDVAALVERIRKEQGRLDILVNDIWGGEHLFEWDKPVWEHNLEKGLRMLRLAIDTHLITAHHALKLMIEKPGGLLVEVTDGTAEYNAEHYRLSPFYDLAKTAATRMAWAHGKDLEKLSSTSVSITPGWLRSEMMLDIYRVTEENWRDALVAQPHFCISETPRFIGRAVAALAADPDRARWNGQSLSSGGLAKVYEFDDVDGSRPDCWRYMQEVQEPGKPADATGYR, encoded by the coding sequence ATGTCGCACGTGTACAAAAAGCCGCTGGAGGGAAAAATCGCGCTGGTGGCAGGCGCCACGCGGGGCGCCGGGCGGGGTATCGCCGTCGAGCTCGGGGCAGCCGGCGCCACGGTTTATGTCACCGGCCGAACGACTCGGGAAAAACAGTCGGAATACCTGCGACCGGAGACGATCGAGGACACTGCCGACCTGGTGACGCAAGCCGGCGGCACGGGGATTGCGGTCCCCCTCGATCATCTCGTCCCGGAGGATGTTGCAGCGCTCGTCGAGCGCATCCGCAAGGAGCAGGGGAGGCTCGATATCCTCGTCAACGACATCTGGGGCGGCGAACATCTGTTCGAATGGGACAAGCCGGTCTGGGAGCACAATCTGGAAAAGGGCCTGCGCATGCTGCGGCTGGCGATCGACACCCATCTGATCACCGCCCATCACGCGCTGAAGCTGATGATCGAAAAGCCGGGCGGCCTGCTGGTCGAGGTCACCGACGGCACCGCCGAATACAATGCCGAACACTACCGCCTCTCGCCCTTCTACGACCTCGCTAAAACCGCGGCAACGCGCATGGCCTGGGCGCATGGCAAGGATCTCGAAAAGCTCAGCAGCACCTCGGTCTCGATCACGCCGGGCTGGCTGCGCTCCGAAATGATGCTGGATATCTATCGGGTGACCGAGGAGAACTGGCGGGATGCGCTCGTCGCCCAGCCGCATTTCTGCATTTCCGAAACCCCGCGCTTCATCGGCCGGGCGGTGGCAGCGCTTGCCGCCGATCCGGACCGGGCGCGCTGGAACGGCCAGTCGCTGTCGAGCGGCGGCCTTGCCAAGGTCTATGAATTCGATGATGTCGACGGCTCGCGGCCGGATTGCTGGCGCTACATGCAAGAGGTTCAGGAGCCCGGCAAGCCGGCCGACGCCACCGGTTATCGCTGA
- a CDS encoding DUF1062 domain-containing protein: MCNILHLEWTATPKTPPRPILGCSGCGGPQPFRSSGRIRLNANGKRLDAWLIYRCIACDGTWNRPIFERQTIRAIDPAMLDAMQASMPDFVARIEFDALALRAKAGRIEESDDIDMRKAVLRHDADWRRIAITLALPYPTGLRLDRLLAAELPLSRSRLRVLFDRQEIRVEPERKDVLKRGIRDGTLITLDLRDEAERLVVGKAAIGRAAMGG; encoded by the coding sequence ATGTGCAATATCCTCCATCTCGAATGGACAGCGACACCCAAAACTCCACCCCGGCCGATCCTTGGCTGCAGCGGCTGCGGCGGTCCTCAACCGTTCCGTTCCAGCGGCCGCATCCGCCTCAACGCCAACGGCAAGCGGCTCGATGCCTGGCTCATCTACAGATGCATCGCCTGCGACGGCACCTGGAACCGGCCGATCTTCGAGCGGCAGACCATCCGGGCGATCGATCCTGCCATGCTCGACGCGATGCAGGCGAGCATGCCGGACTTCGTGGCCCGCATCGAATTCGACGCGCTGGCGCTGAGGGCCAAGGCCGGACGCATCGAGGAAAGCGACGACATCGACATGCGCAAGGCGGTGCTGCGCCACGATGCGGATTGGCGGCGGATCGCGATCACACTCGCCCTGCCCTACCCGACCGGCCTGCGGCTCGACCGGCTGCTGGCGGCGGAACTGCCGCTGTCGCGCAGCCGGCTGCGGGTGCTGTTCGACAGGCAAGAGATCCGGGTCGAGCCGGAGCGGAAGGATGTGCTGAAACGCGGCATCCGCGACGGCACCCTGATCACGCTCGACCTGCGCGACGAGGCCGAGCGACTAGTGGTCGGAAAGGCGGCGATCGGGAGAGCGGCGATGGGCGGCTGA
- a CDS encoding cupin domain-containing protein, whose translation MDIKRSGSQPSKAPPQYFTGTVRLDPIVEAPEPARVRALSVTFEPGARTDWHTHPLGQTLLVTAGAGLAQVWGEPVRAIRPGDVIWFPPGEKHWHGASPTTAMTHIAIQEALNGSTAEWLGAVTDDQYAGEVAKD comes from the coding sequence ATGGACATCAAGCGCAGCGGATCGCAGCCTTCGAAGGCACCGCCACAATATTTCACCGGCACCGTCCGGCTCGATCCGATCGTCGAGGCGCCGGAGCCGGCCCGGGTCCGCGCCCTTTCGGTCACCTTCGAGCCGGGTGCGCGCACCGACTGGCACACCCACCCGCTCGGCCAGACGCTGCTCGTCACGGCCGGCGCGGGTCTCGCCCAGGTCTGGGGCGAGCCGGTCCGGGCCATCCGGCCCGGCGACGTGATCTGGTTCCCGCCCGGCGAAAAACATTGGCACGGCGCATCCCCGACCACCGCCATGACCCATATCGCCATCCAGGAAGCGCTGAACGGCAGCACGGCGGAATGGCTGGGCGCGGTGACGGACGATCAATATGCAGGCGAGGTCGCGAAAGACTGA
- a CDS encoding GFA family protein, whose protein sequence is MTGVEVPVTRTAACSCGNFRLTLAGAPERVYACACLECQKATGSAFSYRARYRKQAIVADGGERRQFRRITDEGRWMDQVFCPNCGTLVYMEAEVLENGIVVSVGCFGEPDFAPPAAIFWSRRRHGWYEPDADIRLVE, encoded by the coding sequence ATGACCGGCGTTGAAGTTCCCGTCACCCGCACCGCCGCCTGTTCCTGCGGCAACTTCCGGCTCACCCTCGCGGGCGCGCCGGAGCGGGTCTATGCCTGTGCCTGCCTCGAATGCCAGAAGGCGACAGGATCGGCGTTTTCCTATCGGGCCCGTTATCGCAAGCAGGCGATCGTCGCCGACGGAGGCGAGCGGCGCCAGTTCCGGCGGATCACCGACGAGGGCCGGTGGATGGACCAGGTCTTCTGCCCGAATTGCGGCACGCTCGTCTATATGGAGGCGGAGGTGCTGGAGAATGGGATCGTCGTCTCGGTCGGCTGTTTCGGCGAGCCGGATTTCGCGCCGCCGGCGGCAATCTTCTGGTCGCGTCGGCGCCATGGCTGGTACGAACCGGACGCGGACATCCGGCTCGTCGAATAG
- a CDS encoding aldose 1-epimerase family protein: MSDVTRISNQYLTVDISSLGSEMQALTAADGRSFLWNGDAAFWNGRSPVLFPMVGKAPENRISVDGKSYEMGQHGFARRSEFTLASSSGTICRYELAASDATRAVYPFDFLLAVEHALDGRTLTVAAEVENRDARAMPFGLGFHPAFVWPIPGAVGAHTITLDNGAEPALTRLESGLVKPEKLPSPFEAGSLTLDHAMFEADAMIFPEGAGEGLTYAAEGGPALKFSFENLPNLALWQKPGAPFICIEPWHGTAAELGGSDDIARRPYGVVLQPGEKARFAFTVELPV; encoded by the coding sequence ATGTCAGACGTCACCCGCATCTCCAACCAGTACCTGACCGTCGACATCTCCTCGCTCGGCTCCGAGATGCAGGCGCTGACAGCGGCTGACGGCCGCTCGTTTCTCTGGAATGGCGATGCCGCCTTCTGGAACGGCCGCTCGCCGGTTCTGTTTCCAATGGTCGGCAAGGCGCCGGAAAACCGGATCAGCGTCGATGGCAAGTCTTACGAGATGGGCCAGCACGGTTTCGCCCGCCGCAGCGAGTTTACGCTCGCCTCGTCGAGCGGGACCATATGCCGCTACGAACTCGCCGCATCCGACGCGACACGCGCCGTCTATCCGTTCGACTTCCTGCTGGCGGTCGAACATGCGCTGGATGGCCGGACGCTGACGGTCGCGGCCGAAGTCGAAAACCGCGACGCCCGGGCGATGCCCTTCGGCCTCGGTTTCCACCCGGCCTTCGTCTGGCCGATCCCGGGTGCGGTGGGAGCCCACACCATTACCCTCGACAACGGCGCCGAACCGGCTTTGACGCGGCTGGAAAGCGGGCTGGTCAAGCCGGAAAAGCTGCCGTCGCCCTTCGAGGCCGGCAGCCTGACGCTCGACCATGCGATGTTCGAGGCGGATGCGATGATCTTTCCGGAGGGCGCGGGCGAGGGGCTGACCTATGCCGCCGAGGGCGGCCCCGCCCTCAAATTCTCCTTCGAGAACCTGCCGAACCTGGCGCTCTGGCAGAAACCCGGCGCTCCCTTCATCTGCATCGAGCCCTGGCACGGCACCGCGGCAGAACTCGGCGGCTCGGACGATATCGCCAGGCGCCCCTACGGCGTGGTTCTTCAGCCAGGCGAAAAGGCCCGCTTCGCGTTCACGGTGGAACTGCCGGTCTAG
- a CDS encoding VOC family protein, with protein MAASLRINHLSIMVRDLTRSADFYHRVLRLPEIECKARKPNIRWFGIGDGQSIHLIEGDFGDTYVTMSTHLCIAVTDLDGTVAHIAGTGTRYSDLARNEGKIHIRRDGVRSIYLQDPDGYWLEISDDY; from the coding sequence ATGGCCGCGTCGCTTCGCATAAACCACCTGTCCATCATGGTTCGCGATCTTACCCGCAGCGCCGACTTCTACCACCGGGTCCTGCGCCTGCCGGAAATCGAGTGCAAGGCCCGCAAGCCGAACATCCGCTGGTTCGGCATCGGCGACGGCCAGTCCATCCACCTGATCGAAGGCGATTTCGGCGATACCTACGTCACCATGTCGACCCATCTCTGCATCGCCGTGACCGACCTCGACGGCACGGTCGCCCATATCGCCGGCACCGGCACCAGATACAGCGATCTGGCGAGAAACGAGGGCAAGATCCATATCCGCCGTGACGGCGTGCGGTCGATCTACCTGCAGGATCCGGACGGCTACTGGCTCGAGATCAGCGACGATTATTGA
- the msrB gene encoding peptide-methionine (R)-S-oxide reductase MsrB produces MSDVITPKVQKTDAEWRELLTPEQYRILRQAGTERAFTGPFWNSHEKGLYSCAACHEPLFVSDTKFDSGCGWPSYFEAVNPEAITEIRDVSHGMVRTEVRCSNCGGHLGHVFPDGPPPTGLRYCINGHAMDFEAMK; encoded by the coding sequence ATGTCCGATGTCATCACCCCGAAAGTCCAGAAGACCGATGCGGAATGGCGCGAGCTGTTGACGCCCGAACAGTACCGCATCCTGCGCCAGGCCGGCACCGAACGCGCCTTTACCGGGCCCTTCTGGAACAGTCATGAAAAGGGTCTCTACAGCTGCGCCGCCTGCCACGAGCCGCTGTTCGTCTCCGACACCAAGTTCGATTCCGGCTGCGGCTGGCCGAGCTATTTCGAAGCGGTGAATCCGGAGGCGATCACCGAAATCCGCGACGTTTCGCACGGCATGGTGCGCACCGAAGTCCGCTGCAGCAATTGCGGCGGCCATCTCGGCCACGTTTTTCCGGACGGCCCACCGCCGACCGGGCTGCGCTACTGCATCAACGGCCACGCGATGGACTTCGAGGCAATGAAGTAA